In Nevskia ramosa DSM 11499, the DNA window AAGAAGCTCGACATCAACGCGCTGCCGGGCACCGAATCACTGGCCACCACGCTCGACCGCGTGCTGCCGTACTGGCATGACCAGATCGCCCCGCAGCTGCTGGCCGGCCAGACCGTGCTGGTCGCCGCCCACGGCAACAGCCTGCGGGCGCTGTGGAAGTACCTGATGGGCCTCGGCGAAGCCGAAATCCTCGAAGTGAATATCCCGACCGGCATCCCGCTGCTGGTCGAACTGGACGAGCAGCTGAAGGTGGTCGGCCATCGTTACCTCGGCGATCCGGAAGCGGCGAAGCGAGCTGCGGAAGCGGTGGCCAACCAGGCAAAGGCGAAGCACTAAATCGCGGTTCAGCCGTTCTGCGGCCCTGTCCTGCATTGCGGGACAGGGCCGTTTTCGTTGCTACGCCTATTTGGCTGGCGCGGCCTTCAGCCGCTCGAAACGCGCTTGCAGACGGACGCGAATCTGGGGGGCGTACAGCGCCTGCACCTGATCCAGCGTGCGCAGTGCTTGCTCGGCCTGCGGTAGAGCCGTCGATATGCCATCTCGCCTGGCATCCAGTTCGGCAAGCCCCATCTGGGCCTCGGCGACGGCGGGCAGGGCGCGGCCATCGGCGTGCAGCAGGACCGCCGCGAACTCTGCGCGGGCCAGCGATGGATCACCGTGTTCGGCCAGGTGCTGCGCCCAGCGGGCACGGGCGTCGAGTGCCGCTTCGATGCCCGGACGGCCGAGCTTGCGATAGGCCCCGTGGGCGGCGGCGAACTGCTGACCGGCTTCGTCATCGCGACCGAGTGCGGCCAGCGCCTCGCCGAGCGCCAGCACAGCGTCGGCCTGGCGCAGCTCGACCGGCTTCGAGGTGATCGCCACCGTGCTGGCACGCTGCAGCAAGGGCAGTGCGGCGGCGGCGCGTCCCTGGTCGAGCAGAAAACGGCCATAGGCGAGCCGGAACCAGGCACCGCCTTCGCCCGACGAGGTGGGTTCATCGCTGTTGCCAGGGTCTGGCGGTGCTTCGAGCAGCCCGTTTTCCTTTGTGAACAGCGCCTCCGCGCCGGCATCGTCGCCTGCCCAGTGCATCAGCGTGGCCCGCCAGAGCACCGCTTCGAGCTGGGTATCGACGGTGCGCCCGAAGGTCGCCAGCACCATCTTCTCGCCGTCCTCGTAGGCTTTGCGCGCGGCGTCGCGATGGCCGAGTCGGCGTTCGTAGTGAGCCAGTTCGACGGTCTGCCAGGCGATGAACCAGTCGTTGCGATCCGGCCGCCGCTGTTCCATGGCGATCGATTCCAGCGCCGTGCGGCGTGCTTCGGCCAGTTGGCCGTCCGCCGCCAGCGCCTGGGCCAGATGGAAACGCGGCCAGCGTTGACTGCTGTCCTGCGGCGCGCGGCTGGCGTAGATCGCCGCAGCCTTCTGCAGATAGCTCAAAGCGGGTTGAGCGTCGCCGGTATCGGCCGGGTGATGCCGGGCCATCGCCATCAGCCATTGCGCCTCGACAGGCGAGCCGGCCAGTCCCTGACTGCGGATCAGACCGGCGGCTTCGTCGAGCAGCGGCAGGCCGGAGCTGAAATCGCTGTGCTCGATGTAGGCGTTGGCCTGTTCGATCAGACTGCCAAGAAGGCGCGGGTCGTCTCTGCCATGCAGTTCGGCGACCAGCAGTCGATAGCGCTGGTTTGCCTGTTCGACACGGGGCAAGTCGAACCATTGGCGATAAAGCTTGCGGGCCAGTTCCAGCAGTTCCAGCCGGGTCTCGGGTTGCTGCTTCAGTTCACCGTCGAGATCGTCGACGATCAGGTCGAGCATTTCCCGTGCGGTGATCGAGCCGGCCGGCCTGTCGCTGGCCACCAGCCGGCCGCTGGCGCCGAGCACCTTGAGCAGGAAGTCGCGCGTCGCATTGGCCCGGCTGGCCTCGCTCATCGCCAGGCTCGCGGCCTGCTTCGCCCGCTGCGCCTGCCACAGGCTGACGGCGCCGCCGACGGCGATCGACAGGCTCAGCAGGGTCGCTGATGCGATCGCTAGTCGATGACGGCGAACGAACTTCAGGCCACGTTCGACGCGGGTGATATGACGCGCCTCGATCGGCTGATGGGCGAGATGGCGGCGCAGATCGTCGGCCATCCGCTCGACCGAGCTGTAGCGCGCTTCCGGCCGGCGCGACAGCGCCTTGGCGAGGATGGCGTCGAGATCGCCTTGCAGCGCCCGGCCCAGCGCCTTCGCATCGACTTCGCCGACCTCGCGGGCGAAGCCGCTGATGGTCTGGTTCGAGGCCAGTCCGCGTCCCTGCTCGTCAGCGCCGGCGCGGCCCCGCGGCGCGCCAGGCCGGCGGCCGCAAAGCAGTTCGTGGAGCACCACGCCGAGCGAGTAGACATCGGTCGCCGCCGTTACCGTATCGCCCACCAGTTGCTCGGGTGCTGCGTATTCCGGCGTTGCCGAACGGCCGGCGAGGCGGGTGATCTCGGTGAGGTCACCGCGGCCGTCGTCGTCGATCAGCTTGGCGATGCCGAAGTCGAGCAGCTTGGCGCGGCCGTCGTCGGTGACCAGGATGTTCGACGGCTTCAGATCGCGATGGACGATCAGCCGCGCATGGGCGGCGGACACCGCGTCGAGTACCTGCATAAACAGGTGCAGCCGCGCTGCGATCGGCAGCCGGCGTTCGCGACACCAGGCGTCGATACGCTGGCCGTCGACCTTCTCCAGTGCCATCCACGGCTGGCCGTCGTCGGCGATGCCGGCGTCGTAGAGCTGGGCGACGTTCGGGTGGCTGAGGCCGGCGAGGATGTCGCGCTCGCGGTTCAGACGCAGCCGGGCACCGGCGCTCAGCAGCCAGGTGTGCGGCAGCTTCAGCGCTACCTCGCGGTTCAGCGTGCCGTCGATCCGGCGCGCGCTCCAGACCTCGCCCATGCCGCCCTGGCCGAGTGGTGTCAGCAGCTCGTAAGGACCGATGCGGCGCGCGGCGGTGAAGGTCCAGGGATCGCCGGCCGGGCCTTCGCGCAGCCGGGGCTGGTCGGCAGGCGGCCTGGCCTGGACCTCGGCATGTTCGAGCGCTGCCGTTCGAAGCAGCGGCGCGAGATCGGTGTGCTCATCGGACAGTTGCTGCAGCCAGGGCTCGCGGGCCTCGGCCGGCAGGTCCAGCAACTCGTCGAGCAGGGTCGAGAACTTTGGCCAGCGCTCGGCTGGCAGGTCAGACAGCGAAGCGATCATTTCAAGCCAGCAGCAGACGCATCAGGGTGCGGGCCTTTTCCCAGTCACGGCGCACGGTGCGTTCGGTGAGGCCGAGCGCTTCGGCGATCTCGGTTTCGGAAAAGCCGCCGAAGAAGCGCATCTCGACCACCTGGGCCAGCCGGGGTTCTCGGGCGCGCAGGGCGGTGAGGGCGTTGTCGACGATCAGCGGATCGTCGTCGACTGGCGCGCCCGGCTCCTCGACGAGCATTTCCAGCCGAAGCACTTCGCCGCTGCCGCGCCGCTCGGTCAGCCGCTCACGGGCGAGGTCGACGATCACCGAGCGCATCACGCTCGAGGCGTAGCAGAAGAACTGGCGCCGCGCCGAGCCGTCGAGCCGCTCCGGGCCGTTGGCCATCAGCTTCAGATACGACTGGTTGACCAGCGCGGTGGTGTCCAGAAGGGTGAATTCGCCTGCACGGCGCAGCCGGCTTCGGGCCAGCGCTTTCAGGTCCGGGTACAGGTGCTGCCACAGCGACGACAGGCTCTCGCCTTCGATGCTGTCGGTCATGGAATGGCCGCTCATATCGAGGTCGAATCGGGACACGTGGGCATGGCAGGGTGCGTGCGTTGGGATCGGCAGTCAGTGCGGTGGGGCGAAAAAGCCGGGCGGGATTCAGAACGTATCGGGCCCAGCGCCGCTGGGCGGCATGTTGAACGGGTATGAACGGCCGTGTCTGCTTGGGACCATCGACGATACTTTCCAGGTGGTCAAATCAATTGTGGTTGCAAGTATTTGAATCTATTTGCAGCGTACGGCCGTATGCGCTCCGGGGATTCACCCCAGCTGGCCCTGAAGGCCGATTCGATTTGATGAAGATTGAGCGTTGCGCGTCAGGGCTTTTCAAAGGCTGAAAAAGGGGTGATTGGGAGTGGTAAAAATAACCCCAACTCGCTCGATTTGCTTGCCGCCGTCAGATCCGGGGGAGGCCGGTGCGAAGTTCGCGGAATCTGATTGACGTCAAATTTTTCAAAGGCTTCCGAGTACGGTTGTCGGGCAGAAAGTCGAATTTTCGAGAGCAGAGTCACGTTTTTTCACAACGGCAAACCGTTGATACAGAAAAGTTCCTTGTCCGGTTTTCAGGACGGAGCTCGTCCGGAATCCCAGGTCGACAATTGCTACTGCAACGCCATGAATTCTGTTGAGTCACTTTCAAGCCTTGGGGAACCGTGGTCGGCTGCGACCGCCAACGGGGATTCCGGTCGCTTCCGGCCAGTCCGGAGAACGACGGATGTCTGAATACAAGCAGCGTCTTAGCTGGCATTCTCGTCATGTGACCGAGTCGTCACTCGGTGCGGTGCTCTTCGGAAATCCCAATCCATTTCTTCAGTGCGTCGGTTTCCGACGCCGCCTGGATATTGTCGTGCGCGTAAAGGAAGCCAGTTGAATGGAAATGCAAGGTGTTCAGGAAGCCGAACAGTTCTTCGAGCGTAACCGGCCAAGAGTCACCGCCGTACTGCCGGTGCTGAAAGCGATGGCGACCGAACTGCTGGGCCATGTTGGTGACGAGCAGTTGCGGGCCCTGTTCCATGCTGCCGGCGTGCGGCTGGCCGAGGTGTATCCGGTTGGCAAGATCGAGCGTCTCGGCGAGCTTGAGCAGGCGGCCCGCGAGTGGCTCGCGATCAACGACTGGGGCTGGCTGAAGATCGAACATCACGACGATGCCGTCGACTTCATTCATGGCGACGCTCCGCTGGAAGCCTGGTTCGGTGAAGCCGGGCTGGCCTGGTCGTCATCGCTGTTCGAAGGGCTTTACGCAACCTGGATTCGCCAGCTCGGCGCCGATGACCGCCTGCAGCTGCGCCAGATTCGTCTCACTGATCGGCCGGCGCGCGAATTGCGTTATCGGCTGACTCACGAAAGCCGCTTCCAATAAACGTCTAAGCGCGCACCAGCCCAGCAAGTGGCACCGCCGTATTGCATCAAGGAGATTTCGATTGTGAGCTCAGTCCCGAATACCCCGCCTAGCCCCCCTGAAGACGACGTCCAGCGTCTGCTGAAGCAGATGAACATGGCAGCCTTCCGGTTCAAGAGTTTCGATCGACCGGGTGATCATGAGGACGGTTCTTCGTACGATGCCGCGGCTCCGATCGAAGCGGCCGAAACGCCTGTCGCTCCACGCAAGCCGCCGGTTACAGCCGCAGCTCCTGCGCCGGCAGCTGTGGCACCGAAACTGAGCCAGTCGGTGGCAGCGCAGCAGGTGCGCGGCGCGGCGCCGGTCGATGAAGCCTTTGGTCGCTTGATTCGCCAGACCGAGCCGCGGGCTCGGCGCAACTCGGCATTGCGGCTTGATCTGCCGGTATTGCCGCGAATCGCGGAAGTGAAACCGGTGGCCAGCGGCGAACTGCTGGTGGCCGAGGTGTTGAACCGTCTCTATCGCCTGGGTGCTTCGGCAGTCAGCCTGATCCGGCCTCGGGGTGAGGCGTGACGTCAGCGAGACAAAGTGGCGCCGCTGGAAAATTGTTCCGCACCGCGATTCTGATGCTATGCCTGCCGGTGCTTTTTGCCGCGTTCTGGGGTTTTGCCGCAACCCCGATGACGCTGCATTGGCAGTTCATTTCCGGTGCGCTGGCGGTTCTGGTGGCGCTGATGCTGCGCAGCCGCTCGCACGCGGTGCTGCTGGTGATGATGGGCCTGTCGGTCGCGTTCTCGACCCGCTACCTGTACTGGCGCTACACCGAGACGCTGCCGATTGGTGAAGGCCATACCGGCTTCGATCTGTTCCTCGCCAGCGGCCTGCTCGCGGCCGAAACCTATGCCTACCTGATCCTGGTGCTCGGTTATTTCCAGGTCATGTGGCCGCTGCACCGCCGGCCGATTCCGCTGCCGGACGACCACGATCAGTGGCCGATGGTCGATGTCTACATCCCGACCTACAACGAGCCGCTGTCGGTGGTGAAGCCGACGGTGCTCGCCGCACTCGAAATCGACTGGCCGCAGGACCGGATCAAGATCTACCTGCTCGATGACGGTCGGCGGCCGGAGTTCGCGACCTTCGCCAAGCAGGTCGGCGCGATTCACATGACCCGCCCCGACAACAACCACGCCAAGGCCGGCAACATCAATCACGCGCTGACCAAGACCAAGGGCGAGTTCATCGCCATCTTCGATTGCGATCACATTCCCACCCGCTCCTTCCTGCAGCTGACCCTGGGCACCTTGCTCAGCGATTCGCGCATGGCGCTGGTGCAGACGCCGCATCACTTCTTCTCCCCCGATCCCTTCGAACGCAACCTGCGTACCTTCCGCAAGGTGCCGAACGAAGGCGAGCTGTTCTACGGCCTGCTGCAGGACGGCAACGACCTGTGGAACGCGACCTTCTTCTGTGGCTCCTGCGCGGTGATCCGACGCACGGCGATCGAGGAGATCGGCGGCATTGCCGTGGAAACGGTCACCGAGGACGCCCACACCGCGCTGCGCATGCATCAGCGCGGCTGGAGTTCGGCCTACATCAACATCCCGCAGGCGGCCGGCCTGGCCACAGAATCGCTGTCCGCCCATATCGGTCAGCGCATTCGCTGGGCACGTGGCATGGCGCAGATCTTCCGGATCGACAATCCGCTGCTCGCCAAGGGCCTGAGCTTCGGCCAACGGCTCTGCTACTCGAACGCGATGGCGCATTTCTTCTACGGCATTCCGCGACTGATCTTCCTGACCAGCCCGCTGGCTTTCCTGATGTTCGGTGCCCAGATCATCAAGGCCGAAGCACTGATGATCGTCGTCTATGCGCTGCCGCATCTGGCGCTCGCCGTGCTGACCAATTCGCGGGTGCAGGGCAAGCATCGCCACTCCTGGTGGGCGGAGGTCTACGAGACCGTGCTGGCCACCTTCATCATCCTGCCGACCACGCTGGCGCTGATCAATCCCAAGCTCGGCAAGTTCAACGTCACCGCCAAGGGCGGCATCGTCGATCGCGACTACTTCGACGGCGACATCGCCAAACCGTATTTCTTTCTCTACCTGCTGAACGTCATCGGCATCGTCATCGGCTGCGTGCGCCTGTTCTTCGCCGATATCGAACTGACCAACACGGTCTGGCTGAACATGGCCTGGGCGACCTACAACCTGATCATTCTCGGTGCCGCATTGAGCGTCGCCAGCGAACGCCGGCAACTGCGCCGCACGGTGAGAGTGGAGGACGAGTTGACTGCCGTGGTACGCAAGCCCGGCAGCCGAAAGGTGGTGCAGACCAAGACCGTCGACATCTCCACCGGCGGTCTGGCCCTGGTGCCGTCGCCCGAGATGAATGATTACGCGATCGGCGATCCGATCGAGGTGGCGCTGGAATCGCCGGGCCGCCGTCTGTGGCTGCCGGGAACGGTGCGCAAGGCCGATCAGGAAATGCTGACCCTGGAGTTCGGCAAGATGACTGTGGCTCAGGAATCGAGCCTGACTCAATCCTTGTTCGGCCGCGCCGACGCCTGGATGGACTGGCGCGATCGTGAAGTCCGCGACAAGCCGCTGAAAGCGATGGCGATGATCTTCCGTATCTCGCTGATTGGTTCATCCAAGTTCTGGCGCTGGGCCGGCCAGCAGACCTTTTCGAGAATCGGCATCGGCAGTCGGCCACCCACCCGTTCTGCAGCGCTGCTGCTGGCGGCCGTGCTGCTCGCCGGTAGTCATGGCGAGACCTGGGCGCAGACAGCGCCACCACCGCCATCGCTGCCGGGCACTGCTGTGGCGACCAACGGCCAGGCGGGCGTGGTCACGGAGCAGAAGCCGATCGTCGATCCGTTTGCGGTCGTCGCGTCGACCAAGCCGGCCTCCGATCGCGCGGTACACGAAACCACCCGAATTCTGAGCTTCGCCGAACTCGGCGTCGGCTTTCCGATGCGGCTGTCGACGGTGTTCGCCCAGGCCAGCGTCGCCGTGCCGCTGCGCCGTGATCAGGTGGTCACCGCTGCCAAGCTGCACCTGAAGTACGCCCATTCGCCGTCGCTGGTCGGCCGCTTCTCGAGCCTCACGGCGCTGGTCAACGACGAGGTCGTCGATACCTTCCTGCTCGATCCGTCGACTGCCGCGCGCGGCGAGCGGGTGATCGACATCAATCCGGCGCTGTTCCTGGAGTTCAACCAGATCCGCTTCGATGGCGTGATGCACTACGTCGACACCGAGCGCGAGTGCGAAGACCCGACGCATACCAGCCTGTGGAGCCTGATCAGCAACCAGTCGACCCTGGAGCTGACCCTGGCCGCGCTGCCGCAGCCGCCGAACCTGTCGCGCCTGCCGCGGCCGTTTTTCGAGCCGAACGATCCGCGCCGTCTGCGGCTGCCGATCGCCTTCGCCGCGCGACCGGGCAGCGATGCGATGACCGCCGCCGCGATCACCGCCAGCTGGTTCGGTGCACTGGCCGATTATCGCGGCGCCGAATTCCCGGTCAGCTACGGCAATGTGCTGCCGCGAGGGCATGCCGTGGTGCTGCGCAGCGGCAAGGATTTCGAAGCCCAGCTCGGGCCGGTACCGAATGGCGTGCAGTTGCGCGTGGTCGCCCATCCGGACGATCCGGGCGCCAAGCTGCTGGTGCTCGAATCCTCTGACGATGCCGGCCTGGTTCGCGCAGCTCAGGCGCTGAGCCTGGGCATGGCTTCGCTCGATGGCGCAGCCGCGCCGATCCTCGAACTGGCGCTACCGCCGGTGCCGCCGCGTGGCACCGCGCCGCGCTGGCTCGATCCGGAATTCCCGGCAACGCTCGGCAAGCTGGCCAGCGGCCCGACCAGCGTTCGTGGCCTGACGCCGGGGCCGATCAGCTACGACTTCCGGCTGCCGCCCGACGTCTGGTTCTATGACGCCGCCGGTGCCGAAATCGATGTCCGTTATCGCTACGCGCCGATCACCGCGCCGGGCGCGACGCTGAGCACCTTGCTCAACGGCGACTTCGTCGCTTCGACGATCCTGGCCAAGGCCGGCGGTGGCGGTGCCTCGACCGGCGACGCTCGAATCGAACCCGATCGTGCCCGGATCAGCATCCCGGCTGGCCGTGTGGTGTCGAACAACCGGCTGAGCTTCCAGTACCAGTTCCGGCGCATTGCCGCGAAGCCCTGCGAATCGTTCCAGGCCGATGCCCTCGGCGGCTCGGTGGACCCTGATTCGACGATCAGTTTCGCCCGGCACGGCCGCTATGCGCGCTGGCCGGATCTCGGTCGCTTCCGCGACGCCGGCCTGCCGTTCTCGCTGCAGTCGGACTTCAGCGAAACGGTGATGCTGCTGCCCGATGCCGTCGATGAAGATGCCTTGTCGGCGGCGCTGATGGTCGCCGGCCATTTCGGTCAGGTCACCGGCACGCCAGCGCTGCGCATCCTCGTCGACACCATCGGCAATGGTGCCAGCCATGGCGATCGCGATGTGCTGATGATCGGCCGCCAGCTGCAGCTCAACATGCCGGAAAGCTGGCTGAACACCTTGCCGCTGGTGCTGACCCCGGACAGCGTCAACCTGAAGCCGGTAGGCGCGGT includes these proteins:
- a CDS encoding ECF-type sigma factor, which codes for MTDSIEGESLSSLWQHLYPDLKALARSRLRRAGEFTLLDTTALVNQSYLKLMANGPERLDGSARRQFFCYASSVMRSVIVDLARERLTERRGSGEVLRLEMLVEEPGAPVDDDPLIVDNALTALRAREPRLAQVVEMRFFGGFSETEIAEALGLTERTVRRDWEKARTLMRLLLA
- the bcsA gene encoding UDP-forming cellulose synthase catalytic subunit, translated to MLCLPVLFAAFWGFAATPMTLHWQFISGALAVLVALMLRSRSHAVLLVMMGLSVAFSTRYLYWRYTETLPIGEGHTGFDLFLASGLLAAETYAYLILVLGYFQVMWPLHRRPIPLPDDHDQWPMVDVYIPTYNEPLSVVKPTVLAALEIDWPQDRIKIYLLDDGRRPEFATFAKQVGAIHMTRPDNNHAKAGNINHALTKTKGEFIAIFDCDHIPTRSFLQLTLGTLLSDSRMALVQTPHHFFSPDPFERNLRTFRKVPNEGELFYGLLQDGNDLWNATFFCGSCAVIRRTAIEEIGGIAVETVTEDAHTALRMHQRGWSSAYINIPQAAGLATESLSAHIGQRIRWARGMAQIFRIDNPLLAKGLSFGQRLCYSNAMAHFFYGIPRLIFLTSPLAFLMFGAQIIKAEALMIVVYALPHLALAVLTNSRVQGKHRHSWWAEVYETVLATFIILPTTLALINPKLGKFNVTAKGGIVDRDYFDGDIAKPYFFLYLLNVIGIVIGCVRLFFADIELTNTVWLNMAWATYNLIILGAALSVASERRQLRRTVRVEDELTAVVRKPGSRKVVQTKTVDISTGGLALVPSPEMNDYAIGDPIEVALESPGRRLWLPGTVRKADQEMLTLEFGKMTVAQESSLTQSLFGRADAWMDWRDREVRDKPLKAMAMIFRISLIGSSKFWRWAGQQTFSRIGIGSRPPTRSAALLLAAVLLAGSHGETWAQTAPPPPSLPGTAVATNGQAGVVTEQKPIVDPFAVVASTKPASDRAVHETTRILSFAELGVGFPMRLSTVFAQASVAVPLRRDQVVTAAKLHLKYAHSPSLVGRFSSLTALVNDEVVDTFLLDPSTAARGERVIDINPALFLEFNQIRFDGVMHYVDTERECEDPTHTSLWSLISNQSTLELTLAALPQPPNLSRLPRPFFEPNDPRRLRLPIAFAARPGSDAMTAAAITASWFGALADYRGAEFPVSYGNVLPRGHAVVLRSGKDFEAQLGPVPNGVQLRVVAHPDDPGAKLLVLESSDDAGLVRAAQALSLGMASLDGAAAPILELALPPVPPRGTAPRWLDPEFPATLGKLASGPTSVRGLTPGPISYDFRLPPDVWFYDAAGAEIDVRYRYAPITAPGATLSTLLNGDFVASTILAKAGGGGASTGDARIEPDRARISIPAGRVVSNNRLSFQYQFRRIAAKPCESFQADALGGSVDPDSTISFARHGRYARWPDLGRFRDAGLPFSLQSDFSETVMLLPDAVDEDALSAALMVAGHFGQVTGTPALRILVDTIGNGASHGDRDVLMIGRQLQLNMPESWLNTLPLVLTPDSVNLKPVGAVDSLQAWASGRDIGGARAYAGRELTGSSGELGLIIGAGSPYGSQSAVWLTAGSKVTLLSVAETLIDPARRQFVVGDVSLLRGGQVSGYQLGDQWGVGHLPWYREFRNWLAARPWLMTPLALVFAVLATLLLYGSLSRRAARRLKAGGE
- the bcsD gene encoding cellulose biosynthesis protein BcsD, whose translation is MEMQGVQEAEQFFERNRPRVTAVLPVLKAMATELLGHVGDEQLRALFHAAGVRLAEVYPVGKIERLGELEQAAREWLAINDWGWLKIEHHDDAVDFIHGDAPLEAWFGEAGLAWSSSLFEGLYATWIRQLGADDRLQLRQIRLTDRPARELRYRLTHESRFQ
- a CDS encoding serine/threonine-protein kinase yields the protein MIASLSDLPAERWPKFSTLLDELLDLPAEAREPWLQQLSDEHTDLAPLLRTAALEHAEVQARPPADQPRLREGPAGDPWTFTAARRIGPYELLTPLGQGGMGEVWSARRIDGTLNREVALKLPHTWLLSAGARLRLNRERDILAGLSHPNVAQLYDAGIADDGQPWMALEKVDGQRIDAWCRERRLPIAARLHLFMQVLDAVSAAHARLIVHRDLKPSNILVTDDGRAKLLDFGIAKLIDDDGRGDLTEITRLAGRSATPEYAAPEQLVGDTVTAATDVYSLGVVLHELLCGRRPGAPRGRAGADEQGRGLASNQTISGFAREVGEVDAKALGRALQGDLDAILAKALSRRPEARYSSVERMADDLRRHLAHQPIEARHITRVERGLKFVRRHRLAIASATLLSLSIAVGGAVSLWQAQRAKQAASLAMSEASRANATRDFLLKVLGASGRLVASDRPAGSITAREMLDLIVDDLDGELKQQPETRLELLELARKLYRQWFDLPRVEQANQRYRLLVAELHGRDDPRLLGSLIEQANAYIEHSDFSSGLPLLDEAAGLIRSQGLAGSPVEAQWLMAMARHHPADTGDAQPALSYLQKAAAIYASRAPQDSSQRWPRFHLAQALAADGQLAEARRTALESIAMEQRRPDRNDWFIAWQTVELAHYERRLGHRDAARKAYEDGEKMVLATFGRTVDTQLEAVLWRATLMHWAGDDAGAEALFTKENGLLEAPPDPGNSDEPTSSGEGGAWFRLAYGRFLLDQGRAAAALPLLQRASTVAITSKPVELRQADAVLALGEALAALGRDDEAGQQFAAAHGAYRKLGRPGIEAALDARARWAQHLAEHGDPSLARAEFAAVLLHADGRALPAVAEAQMGLAELDARRDGISTALPQAEQALRTLDQVQALYAPQIRVRLQARFERLKAAPAK